A single window of bacterium DNA harbors:
- a CDS encoding major tail protein: MSNKVTFGLTNVHYALATIAVDGSWTFGTPKRLVGAQEITTEIIGGSSQVYADDKVIATLVSNSGSTVTLKFTEIDDEFKKDIFGFKTDTNGNFVEVVNNETKTFALGYEIQGDAKARRIWYYLCTATPSGDASKSKADSIEANSISLNITARPIESGNNLILRVIASVGDTNYTNFLSTSPVLPTFI; encoded by the coding sequence ATGAGTAATAAAGTCACATTCGGACTTACCAATGTTCACTATGCACTCGCTACAATTGCAGTAGATGGTTCCTGGACTTTTGGAACACCAAAGCGTCTGGTAGGTGCTCAAGAAATCACTACCGAAATCATTGGTGGTAGCTCACAAGTCTATGCAGACGATAAGGTTATCGCAACCCTAGTATCCAATTCAGGCTCAACCGTCACTCTCAAATTCACAGAGATTGATGATGAATTCAAGAAAGATATCTTTGGATTCAAGACGGACACTAATGGCAACTTTGTCGAAGTGGTCAACAATGAAACCAAGACCTTCGCATTGGGTTATGAAATTCAAGGTGATGCTAAAGCACGTCGTATTTGGTATTACCTATGTACAGCTACACCTTCAGGGGATGCTAGCAAATCGAAAGCCGACTCCATTGAAGCTAACTCAATATCACTTAACATCACCGCTCGCCCAATCGAATCAGGAAATAATCTAATCCTTCGTGTTATCGCAAGTGTTGGAGACACTAATTACACGAACTTTTTATCAACATCGCCAGTACTACCAACATTCATTTAA
- a CDS encoding HK97 gp10 family phage protein — MDELALGISELVESYAEDVIKEMEKVLDETADKVLAYIQSKAPKSGQAYGFAESFVAIPEGEGINKRIAIYSSTKGRLTHLLEFGFTHRGGKFVGPRPFMRPAFDAFAPDMVEKIKSIIERGGSS, encoded by the coding sequence TTGGATGAATTGGCACTTGGAATTAGTGAGCTTGTCGAATCTTATGCAGAAGATGTCATCAAAGAAATGGAAAAAGTACTAGATGAAACCGCAGATAAAGTATTAGCCTACATTCAGTCAAAAGCACCGAAGAGTGGTCAAGCCTATGGTTTTGCAGAATCGTTTGTTGCTATTCCTGAAGGTGAAGGTATCAACAAAAGAATCGCTATCTATTCAAGCACTAAAGGAAGGTTAACTCATTTACTTGAGTTTGGATTTACACATCGTGGTGGTAAATTTGTGGGACCACGTCCATTCATGCGACCGGCATTTGATGCATTTGCACCGGATATGGTAGAGAAAATCAAATCGATTATTGAAAGAGGTGGATCTTCATGA